The Parafrankia discariae genome has a window encoding:
- a CDS encoding TetR/AcrR family transcriptional regulator has protein sequence MTEPLGLRDRKKQRTRDALSAAAVSLFLERGFERVSVAEVAAAAEVSKPTLFSYFPAKEDLVLHRVLDHRGEAARVVRARSADRSPLGALEAHFLAGLRRHEPVTGLCDLPEVLAYHRLVFSTPSLLGRMAQFTAADEDALATALAEAAGSPAVQVDARLAAAAVLTVHRVLARENWRRLDAGAAAADVLPAAEAVARRAFGALAGLADLPGRVVPGAG, from the coding sequence ATGACCGAGCCACTCGGCCTGCGGGACCGCAAGAAGCAGCGCACCCGGGACGCGCTGTCCGCCGCCGCCGTCTCGCTGTTCCTGGAGCGGGGCTTCGAGCGGGTCTCCGTCGCCGAGGTGGCCGCGGCGGCCGAGGTGTCGAAGCCGACGCTGTTCAGCTACTTCCCGGCCAAGGAGGACCTGGTCCTGCACCGGGTGCTCGACCACCGTGGGGAGGCCGCCCGGGTGGTGCGGGCCCGGTCGGCCGACCGGTCGCCGCTCGGCGCGCTGGAGGCTCATTTCCTCGCGGGCCTGCGACGACACGAACCGGTCACCGGGCTGTGCGACCTGCCCGAGGTGCTCGCCTACCACCGTCTGGTCTTCTCGACTCCGAGCCTGCTGGGCCGGATGGCCCAGTTCACCGCCGCCGACGAGGACGCCCTGGCGACCGCGCTCGCCGAGGCGGCCGGCTCGCCCGCCGTCCAGGTGGACGCCCGGCTCGCCGCGGCGGCGGTTCTCACCGTCCACCGGGTGCTGGCCCGGGAGAACTGGCGCCGCCTCGACGCCGGCGCGGCCGCGGCGGACGTCCTGCCCGCGGCCGAGGCGGTGGCCCGCCGGGCGTTCGGCGCGCTCGCCGGCCTCGCGGACCTCCCGGGTCGGGTGGTGCCCGGAGCCGGGTGA
- a CDS encoding DUF2889 domain-containing protein: MAHGQTAPVAVQASPTQVPRQPPGRTGPRGPHTGRPRSGEEAARRPGTGGPGVGGPRAGEPLPGIDPVDGQWPGTTGSAQGTPPRRPGSVRRTTSIMMERPDGLTGPLHLTGVGRDLLTTATGETRVLGEARLRVVLDYMAAPGPVLEIESEPAVPGFASLVGASARAGFRGAARQILAAADAAGANPADGTAAGDGAGAGAGAAGVSSTRRSLLEQLLDDVPVATLVSGSALGRNGIFREKPSTHAGAEAGGNPMLEVCAGWQRDGLLARLSAERSADSRARVRTTSVRAGDLALDEDPLGWHPLPPLGPHAMRRLRRIDLVPIGDVPTATGSTRDGAAQAGPADGAAAFQVDALMRDTYQEPAGAEVVVHEYGIDAAVDQAARVVRSVGRAGVLPGPECPQALASAERVVGLGAADLRRTVSRTFTGTTTCTHLNDTLRALGDLPDLIERLRSATAR; encoded by the coding sequence ATGGCGCACGGTCAGACGGCCCCCGTCGCCGTCCAGGCATCCCCGACCCAGGTGCCCCGCCAGCCCCCCGGCCGGACCGGTCCCCGCGGCCCGCACACCGGCCGGCCCCGGTCCGGCGAGGAGGCCGCGCGTCGCCCCGGCACCGGTGGCCCCGGCGTCGGCGGCCCGCGCGCCGGTGAGCCGCTCCCCGGCATCGACCCGGTCGACGGCCAGTGGCCCGGGACCACCGGCTCGGCGCAGGGCACCCCGCCGCGCCGCCCCGGCTCCGTCCGGCGGACGACCTCGATCATGATGGAGCGCCCGGACGGCCTCACCGGCCCGCTGCACCTCACCGGGGTCGGCCGTGACCTGCTGACCACCGCCACGGGCGAGACGCGGGTCCTCGGCGAGGCACGGCTGCGCGTCGTCCTCGACTACATGGCCGCGCCCGGCCCCGTCCTCGAGATCGAGTCCGAACCGGCCGTACCCGGCTTCGCGAGCCTGGTCGGCGCCTCGGCGCGGGCCGGCTTCCGCGGCGCCGCCCGGCAGATCCTCGCCGCCGCCGACGCGGCCGGCGCCAACCCGGCCGACGGCACTGCCGCCGGCGACGGTGCCGGTGCCGGTGCCGGTGCCGCCGGGGTGTCCTCCACCCGGCGCTCGCTGCTCGAACAGCTCCTCGACGACGTGCCCGTGGCGACCCTGGTGTCGGGCTCCGCGCTCGGGCGCAACGGCATCTTCCGCGAGAAGCCGTCGACGCACGCCGGCGCGGAGGCCGGCGGCAACCCGATGCTGGAGGTCTGCGCCGGCTGGCAGCGCGACGGCCTGCTCGCGAGGCTGTCCGCCGAGCGCAGCGCCGACTCGCGGGCCAGGGTGCGCACGACCAGCGTCCGGGCCGGCGACCTCGCGCTCGACGAGGACCCGCTCGGGTGGCATCCGCTGCCCCCGCTGGGCCCCCACGCCATGCGCCGCCTGCGCCGAATCGATCTCGTCCCGATCGGCGACGTACCCACCGCCACCGGATCCACCCGGGACGGGGCCGCCCAGGCCGGACCCGCGGACGGGGCCGCGGCCTTCCAGGTCGACGCGCTGATGCGCGACACCTACCAGGAGCCGGCCGGCGCCGAGGTCGTCGTGCACGAGTACGGGATCGACGCCGCGGTCGACCAGGCGGCCCGCGTCGTGCGCTCGGTGGGTCGGGCCGGGGTCCTGCCAGGCCCCGAGTGCCCGCAGGCGCTGGCCAGCGCCGAGCGTGTCGTGGGGCTCGGCGCCGCGGACCTGCGCCGCACCGTCTCCCGCACCTTCACCGGGACGACCACGTGCACGCACCTCAACGACACCCTGCGCGCCCTGGGCGATCTCCCCGACCTGATCGAGCGGCTCCGCTCGGCCACCGCCCGCTGA
- a CDS encoding response regulator, giving the protein MSGVRVFLLDDHEIVRRGIREMLEDSGDIEVVGEASTAASALRRIPAARPDVAVLDARLPDGSGIEVCREIRSAQPAVGCLILTSYDDDDALFAAIMAGASGYLLKQIRGNDLVGAIRTIAAGRSLLDPAVTQKVLARLRDEPAEDEQLAALGSRERQILRLIAEGMTNRQIAGCVHLSEKTVKNYVSAILGKLGLTSRTQAAVFAARLKN; this is encoded by the coding sequence ATGAGTGGTGTTCGTGTCTTCCTGCTGGACGATCACGAGATCGTCCGCCGGGGCATCCGGGAGATGCTGGAGGACTCCGGGGACATCGAGGTCGTCGGCGAGGCGTCGACCGCGGCCTCCGCGCTGCGGCGCATCCCGGCCGCCCGTCCGGACGTCGCGGTGCTCGACGCCCGGCTGCCGGACGGCAGCGGGATCGAGGTGTGTCGGGAGATCCGTTCGGCGCAGCCCGCCGTCGGCTGCCTCATCCTGACCTCCTACGACGACGACGACGCGCTCTTCGCCGCGATCATGGCGGGGGCCTCGGGGTATCTGCTGAAGCAGATCCGGGGCAACGACCTGGTCGGGGCGATCCGCACGATCGCCGCGGGGCGCTCGCTGCTCGATCCCGCCGTCACCCAGAAGGTGCTGGCCCGGCTGCGCGACGAGCCTGCCGAGGACGAGCAGCTCGCCGCGCTGGGCAGCCGGGAACGCCAGATCCTCCGGCTGATCGCCGAGGGCATGACGAACCGCCAGATCGCGGGCTGCGTCCACCTGTCGGAGAAGACGGTGAAGAACTACGTGTCGGCGATCCTCGGCAAGCTCGGCCTCACCAGCCGCACCCAGGCAGCCGTGTTCGCGGCCCGGCTCAAGAACTGA
- a CDS encoding GNAT family N-acetyltransferase yields the protein MFAGLSPRSRYLRFHAPLGTLPAAHRRALADVDHHDHIALVAVECHPLGIARLIRTGPAEAEVSVAVVDTAHRRGVARRLLAELDRHAVAAGVRELHANVLAENSAALALFRASFAQGPCVVEGDVLRLTCLPGRRTRWAGRPGRPGAPGRRRRGRRRAAPAAG from the coding sequence GTGTTCGCCGGACTCTCACCGAGAAGCCGTTACCTGCGCTTTCACGCACCGCTGGGCACTCTGCCGGCGGCGCACCGCCGCGCCCTCGCGGACGTCGATCACCACGACCACATCGCGTTGGTCGCGGTGGAGTGCCATCCGCTGGGAATCGCGCGGCTGATCCGCACCGGACCGGCCGAGGCCGAGGTGTCGGTCGCGGTCGTCGACACCGCCCACCGCCGTGGGGTGGCCCGCCGGCTGCTCGCCGAACTCGACCGCCACGCCGTCGCGGCCGGAGTGCGCGAGCTGCACGCGAACGTGCTCGCCGAGAACAGCGCCGCGCTGGCGCTGTTCCGGGCGAGCTTCGCGCAGGGCCCGTGCGTGGTGGAGGGTGACGTGCTGCGCCTGACGTGCCTGCCCGGCCGCCGGACGCGGTGGGCGGGGCGGCCTGGCCGGCCGGGCGCGCCGGGCCGGCGCCGCCGGGGCAGGCGCCGGGCGGCGCCCGCCGCGGGCTGA
- a CDS encoding HelD family protein: MGDGAAEGRDGDPRSVDPLTADPPTGDPWSAELAAERRHLDRARAALARMRHEAEATEIPEGDPVADKVTNAFLRAARRRRLEALSDPANGAPLFFGRIDYAADAAAAPGRHVHLGRRHVREAAGDDPLIVDWRTDIARPYYRAHRGDAMGLQARRRFGFDGAELTAFEEEPLAGPPPGAARAGGPTGRDLLTREIARPRSGPMRDIVATIQPEQDEIVRADLEVSVCVQGAPGTGKTAVGLHRAAYLLFAHRERLSRSGVLVVGPNRAFLRYIGAVLPALGEFTVTHRSLNALVDLAPVRGTDPEPVAELKGDARLAVVIRRALGATWPDGSPSAVSITSPLGRWTVSGAEIADLAAGIRSAGHRHRVARDLLGRRIAAAVVRRAEERGHLPADSAVERLARTRSVRAAVDTVWPRTDAVGLIHRLFTDPELLARAADGVLSGPEQRLLLADRPTSRRTARWSRADLFCLDEALDLIDGVPAFGHVIVDEAQDLSAMQCRAVGRRCATGSLTVLGDLAQGTTAWAARSWEQALGHFGKPAARLEVLTRGHRVPAEILSFADRLLPSIAPDLPPASSTRAVPGALRVIAAPPDDLVGEAARQVRAEAGRGGSVAVIAPDETVGTLTAALRAAGQPATALADDAELTDDAAPADTPAPDGQTSRPVTVVPASLAKGLEFDHVVLVDPASVARSGPGPVQGLRRLYVVLTRAVTSLAVIHAGDLPTALADPAPVRGPGAPESR, from the coding sequence ATGGGTGACGGCGCGGCCGAGGGACGCGACGGGGATCCCCGGTCGGTGGATCCGCTGACAGCGGATCCACCGACCGGGGATCCGTGGTCGGCGGAGCTCGCCGCCGAGCGCCGTCACCTGGACCGCGCCCGCGCGGCGCTGGCCCGGATGCGGCACGAGGCCGAGGCGACGGAGATCCCCGAAGGGGACCCCGTCGCGGACAAGGTGACGAACGCCTTCCTGCGGGCGGCGCGGCGGCGGCGGCTCGAGGCGCTGAGCGACCCCGCGAACGGGGCACCGCTGTTCTTCGGGCGGATCGACTACGCCGCGGACGCTGCCGCCGCGCCGGGGCGGCACGTCCATCTGGGACGGCGCCACGTGCGGGAGGCCGCCGGCGATGATCCGTTGATCGTCGACTGGCGTACCGACATCGCCCGTCCCTACTACCGCGCCCACCGGGGCGACGCGATGGGGCTCCAGGCGCGGCGCCGGTTCGGGTTCGACGGCGCCGAGCTCACCGCGTTCGAGGAGGAGCCACTCGCCGGGCCGCCGCCGGGCGCCGCTCGGGCCGGCGGGCCGACCGGCCGCGACCTGCTCACCCGTGAGATCGCCCGGCCCCGGTCGGGGCCCATGCGGGACATCGTCGCGACGATCCAGCCGGAGCAGGACGAGATCGTCCGGGCCGATCTCGAGGTGAGCGTCTGCGTCCAAGGCGCGCCGGGCACGGGCAAGACCGCGGTCGGCCTGCACCGGGCCGCCTACCTGCTGTTCGCCCACCGGGAGCGGCTCAGCCGTTCCGGGGTGCTCGTCGTGGGGCCGAACCGGGCCTTCCTCCGCTACATCGGCGCGGTCCTGCCCGCGCTCGGCGAGTTCACCGTCACCCACCGCAGTCTCAACGCCCTCGTGGACCTCGCGCCGGTGCGCGGAACCGACCCGGAGCCGGTCGCCGAGCTCAAGGGCGACGCCCGGCTGGCCGTGGTGATCCGGCGGGCGCTCGGCGCCACCTGGCCCGACGGGTCCCCATCCGCGGTCTCGATCACGAGCCCGCTCGGCCGCTGGACGGTGAGCGGGGCCGAGATCGCCGACCTGGCCGCCGGCATCCGGTCGGCCGGCCATCGCCACCGCGTGGCCCGGGACCTGCTCGGCCGACGGATCGCCGCCGCGGTGGTCCGCCGGGCCGAGGAGCGGGGGCACCTGCCGGCGGACTCCGCGGTGGAGCGCCTCGCCCGCACCCGGTCCGTCCGGGCAGCGGTCGACACCGTGTGGCCGCGCACCGACGCGGTCGGGCTGATCCACCGGCTGTTCACCGACCCCGAGCTGCTCGCCCGCGCCGCCGACGGCGTGCTCTCCGGGCCGGAACAGCGCCTGCTGCTGGCCGACCGGCCCACGTCGCGACGAACCGCCCGCTGGTCGCGGGCCGACCTGTTCTGTCTGGACGAGGCGCTGGACCTGATCGACGGTGTGCCGGCGTTCGGGCACGTCATCGTCGACGAGGCCCAGGACCTCTCGGCCATGCAGTGCCGGGCCGTCGGGCGCCGGTGCGCGACCGGGTCGCTCACCGTCCTGGGGGATCTGGCCCAGGGCACCACCGCCTGGGCCGCGCGCTCCTGGGAGCAGGCGCTCGGCCACTTCGGCAAGCCCGCCGCGCGGCTGGAGGTGCTGACCCGGGGCCATCGGGTACCGGCCGAGATCCTCTCGTTCGCCGACCGCCTGCTTCCGAGCATCGCGCCGGACCTGCCGCCCGCGTCGTCGACCCGCGCCGTCCCGGGTGCGCTGCGGGTGATCGCCGCCCCGCCGGACGACCTGGTCGGCGAGGCGGCCCGCCAGGTCCGCGCCGAGGCGGGCCGCGGCGGCTCGGTGGCGGTGATCGCCCCGGACGAGACCGTCGGCACGCTGACGGCGGCGCTGCGCGCGGCGGGCCAGCCCGCCACCGCCCTCGCCGACGACGCTGAGCTGACCGACGACGCCGCGCCCGCCGACACGCCTGCGCCGGACGGGCAGACGTCCCGGCCGGTGACGGTCGTGCCCGCCTCTCTCGCGAAGGGGCTCGAGTTCGACCACGTGGTCCTCGTCGACCCGGCGTCGGTCGCCCGCTCCGGGCCGGGCCCGGTCCAGGGACTGCGCCGGCTCTACGTGGTGCTGACCCGGGCGGTGACCTCCCTGGCGGTGATCCACGCGGGCGACCTCCCGACCGCCCTCGCGGACCCGGCGCCGGTCAGGGGCCCGGGGGCACCGGAGTCCCGGTGA
- a CDS encoding enoyl-CoA hydratase-related protein, producing the protein MPTLDRHDDVLVLDIGDGENRFHPDWIASVDAALDEVEKTTGPRALVTVATGKYFSTGLDLDWLLAHADRQQEYAISVHELLARVLALPVVTVAALQGHTFAAGAMFSLAHDFRVMRADRGYWCLPEADIDIPFTPAMSALIQARLSPQAAHEAMTTARRYGGLDARAAGIVDQAVAAEEVRGTGLELARAQVRRAGSTLGTIKARMYAPVLAALRDRERPLG; encoded by the coding sequence GTGCCCACGCTCGACCGCCACGACGACGTCCTCGTCCTCGACATCGGGGACGGGGAGAACCGTTTTCACCCGGACTGGATCGCCTCCGTCGACGCGGCACTGGACGAGGTGGAGAAAACGACGGGGCCGCGGGCCCTGGTGACCGTCGCGACCGGGAAGTACTTCTCCACCGGACTGGACCTGGACTGGCTGCTCGCGCACGCCGACCGGCAGCAGGAATACGCGATAAGCGTCCACGAACTGCTGGCCCGGGTGCTCGCCCTGCCGGTCGTCACCGTCGCCGCGCTGCAGGGGCACACGTTCGCCGCAGGTGCGATGTTCTCCCTGGCGCACGACTTCCGGGTGATGCGGGCCGACCGCGGCTACTGGTGCCTGCCCGAGGCCGACATCGACATCCCCTTCACCCCGGCGATGTCCGCGCTGATCCAGGCCCGGCTGAGCCCGCAGGCCGCGCACGAGGCGATGACCACGGCCCGCCGCTACGGCGGCCTCGACGCCCGCGCCGCCGGCATCGTCGACCAGGCGGTGGCGGCGGAGGAGGTCCGCGGCACCGGCCTGGAGCTCGCGCGTGCCCAGGTCCGTCGGGCGGGGAGCACCCTGGGAACCATCAAGGCGCGGATGTACGCCCCCGTCCTGGCCGCGCTGCGCGACCGGGAGCGGCCGCTCGGCTGA
- a CDS encoding PASTA domain-containing protein: MDACRSAEDPATAPGSRPAAAPLQPDDPSELGRYRVLGRLGEGGMGTVFLGTAPDGRPVAIKMIRAEVAGVPTFHARFRREAELARRVARFCTAELLDAVDPPDGPPFIVTEFVDGPTLAAAVAAGGPLGAADLERVAVSVAAALTAIHGAGLVHRDLKPANVLLSSLGPRVIDFGIAHAADLTHVTRDSIVGTPAFMAPEQAQAQPVSGAADVWAWAGLVAFAGTGRLPFGLGPPDAQIFRIVHGDPDLDGLDPALGAVVRRAMSRRPADRPTAQDLLRQLVTLGVEVPAPASAALALPATDHGAPPPGGSPTHDPVPRSSPGGVAAHPAGVAGGSPIAAGRPRPGRRRFGRLLVAALVGVVVLAGGWLLLQPLAGRDDPDARISTTAAPSDQTPPPDGETPGGGPADPDTATTTGPGAGKGAEEVTQPGEPGGPVEVPDVVGRPIAEAEEALRAAGLTDITRTTRLDDRPVGSVIGILPAAGSEVPRNTAIELTVSDGAPHTTVPDLVGRSEVDARAGIYSAGLRMILQENDGPSRIGPGLVERTDPPGGTQVAYDTTVTVTIVSRQVAVPDVVGQSAAAATVTLRDRGFDVVEERGTGAQPPGVVIAQTPRAGLVTRGATVTITVSRPRPDGDSPVTGTPVPPGP, translated from the coding sequence ATGGACGCGTGCCGCAGCGCCGAGGATCCAGCCACCGCGCCCGGCAGCCGGCCCGCCGCCGCCCCTCTCCAGCCCGATGATCCCTCCGAGCTGGGGCGCTACCGCGTTCTCGGGCGGCTCGGCGAGGGTGGGATGGGCACCGTCTTCCTGGGCACCGCCCCCGACGGCCGGCCTGTCGCGATCAAGATGATCCGGGCGGAGGTCGCCGGCGTGCCCACGTTCCACGCGCGCTTCCGCCGGGAGGCCGAGCTCGCCCGCCGGGTGGCCCGGTTCTGCACCGCCGAGCTGCTGGACGCCGTCGACCCGCCCGACGGGCCGCCCTTCATCGTCACCGAGTTCGTGGACGGCCCCACGCTGGCCGCCGCGGTCGCCGCCGGTGGCCCGCTCGGTGCCGCCGACCTGGAACGGGTGGCCGTCAGCGTGGCCGCGGCGCTGACCGCCATCCACGGCGCCGGCCTGGTCCACCGCGATCTCAAGCCGGCGAACGTCCTGCTGTCGTCCCTGGGCCCGCGCGTCATCGACTTCGGCATAGCTCACGCCGCGGACCTCACGCACGTCACGCGGGACTCGATCGTCGGAACGCCGGCGTTCATGGCCCCCGAACAGGCACAGGCGCAGCCGGTGTCCGGCGCGGCCGACGTGTGGGCCTGGGCCGGCCTGGTCGCCTTCGCCGGAACCGGGCGGCTGCCGTTCGGACTCGGACCGCCCGACGCGCAGATCTTCCGGATCGTCCACGGCGACCCGGATCTCGACGGGCTGGACCCGGCGCTGGGCGCCGTCGTCCGGCGGGCGATGAGCCGGCGGCCCGCGGACCGCCCCACCGCTCAGGACCTGCTACGACAGTTGGTCACCCTCGGCGTCGAGGTCCCGGCACCGGCGTCAGCGGCCCTCGCCCTCCCCGCGACGGACCATGGGGCGCCACCCCCGGGTGGGTCGCCCACGCACGACCCGGTCCCGCGCTCCAGCCCGGGCGGTGTGGCCGCCCACCCGGCCGGTGTGGCCGGCGGCTCTCCCATCGCGGCCGGGCGGCCGCGGCCGGGTCGCCGCCGCTTTGGACGCCTGCTCGTCGCCGCGCTGGTCGGGGTCGTCGTCCTGGCCGGTGGGTGGCTGCTCCTCCAGCCGCTGGCCGGCCGCGACGACCCCGACGCCCGTATCAGCACAACCGCGGCGCCGAGCGACCAGACGCCGCCACCGGACGGCGAGACGCCGGGCGGCGGGCCCGCAGACCCGGACACGGCGACGACCACCGGACCCGGGGCGGGCAAGGGCGCCGAGGAGGTCACCCAGCCCGGCGAGCCCGGTGGGCCCGTCGAGGTCCCGGACGTCGTCGGCCGGCCGATCGCCGAGGCGGAGGAGGCGCTCCGCGCCGCCGGGCTGACGGACATCACCCGCACCACGCGGCTCGACGACCGGCCCGTGGGCTCCGTCATCGGGATACTTCCCGCGGCGGGCAGCGAGGTGCCCCGGAACACGGCGATCGAGCTCACCGTGTCCGACGGGGCGCCGCACACCACCGTCCCCGACCTCGTCGGGCGCTCGGAGGTGGACGCCCGCGCCGGGATCTACTCCGCCGGCCTGCGGATGATCCTCCAGGAGAACGACGGGCCGTCCAGGATCGGGCCGGGACTGGTGGAACGGACCGACCCGCCGGGCGGAACCCAGGTCGCCTACGACACGACGGTGACGGTCACCATCGTGAGCCGGCAGGTGGCGGTTCCCGACGTGGTCGGTCAGAGCGCCGCCGCGGCCACCGTGACGCTGCGGGACCGCGGCTTCGACGTCGTCGAGGAACGGGGCACGGGCGCGCAGCCGCCGGGAGTCGTGATCGCCCAGACGCCCCGGGCGGGCCTCGTCACCCGGGGGGCGACCGTCACGATCACCGTGAGCCGGCCTCGGCCGGACGGCGACTCGCCGGTCACCGGGACTCCGGTGCCCCCGGGCCCCTGA